The window GTGCAGCAGAATATTGATCTAATTCATCTAAGTCATCTTCTGTATTAATAAGAACTGCTTCGTCAGCACCCATTGCTAAAGCTGTTCTTAGCTGCTTCTCAGCATCTTCTCCACCGATTGTTACAACTGTTACTTTTCCACCCTTTGCATCACGAACTTGAATTGCTTCCTCAATTGCATATTCGTCATAAGGATTGATGATATATTCAGCACCATCATCTTGAATTTTGCCATTTGCAATAACAATTTTTTCCTCTGTGTCAAATGTACGTTTAACTAATACAAAAATGTTCATTTCCACTTACCTCCCAATACGATTATCTGATTGCTTGTACAATCTATGATTTATTTTGCTAAACTATGAAACTTACAAATTACTTTCCTGTAAACGTAGCTTTCCGTTTTTCAAGAAATGCTTGTATACCCTCTTTTGCATCATGTGATTCAAAAACAGTACCAAAGCTATCTGCTTCTGCCTTAACACCATCATAATAAGTTTGATGTTTACCGAATTGCAGCATCTCTATGGTTGCCTTTAAAGTAACCGGGCTTTTTAAAGCAATCTTTTTAGCAATCTCTAGAGATTTTGGTAGAAGCTCTTCTGTCGTAAATACCTGAGTGGCAAGACCTGCTTGAACAGCTTCCGTTCCCGATATCGGTTCACTAGTAAAGAGCATTTCTGCTGCTTTAGCTACCCCGACATAACGAGGTAATCGCTGTGTTCCTGCAAACCCAGGAATCAAGCCTAACTGTAATTCTGGTAAACCCAGCTTTGCATCCTCTGATACATAGCGAATATGACATGCCATCGCAAGCTCTA is drawn from Lysinibacillus sp. SGAir0095 and contains these coding sequences:
- a CDS encoding enoyl-CoA hydratase; the encoded protein is MEFLSWKVEEGVAIVTIQRPPANALSRGLILEVDEMLSAVEDDDAIRVIVLHGDGRFFSAGADIKEFTEVSSGEEFTKLASIGQKVFERLETFSKPVIAAIHGAALGGGLELAMACHIRYVSEDAKLGLPELQLGLIPGFAGTQRLPRYVGVAKAAEMLFTSEPISGTEAVQAGLATQVFTTEELLPKSLEIAKKIALKSPVTLKATIEMLQFGKHQTYYDGVKAEADSFGTVFESHDAKEGIQAFLEKRKATFTGK